One Argonema galeatum A003/A1 genomic region harbors:
- a CDS encoding ribulose bisphosphate carboxylase small subunit, whose product MSYYISPRFLDKLAVHITKNFLDIPGVRVPLILGVHGRKGEGKSFQCELVFEKMGIEAVHISGGELESPDAGDPARLLRLRYREAADLIKVRGKMIALMINDLDAGAGRFDRGTQYTVNTQLVNATLMNIADNPTNVQLPGSYDSTPLNRVPMIVTGNDLSTLYAPLIRDGRMEKFFWEPNREDKIGIVAGIFDKDELSAREIEQFVDTFIDQAIDFFGAVRSRVYDEQIRQFIHEIGFDKISSRVVNSAEEKPTFLKPDFRLPRLIEFGNLMVQEQQRVQNSRLVEEYNAGRLNNYQQTPNPAPANPIQKEVANNSTKVETIYKVNYASSSNGQQNGSKLSPETQEQVRQLLAKGYKIGMEHADERRFRTQSWQSCSPIQTSEVSDAIAALESCLNEHTGEYVRLIGIDPKVKRRIVETIIQKPKI is encoded by the coding sequence ATGAGCTATTACATCTCTCCCCGTTTCCTTGACAAACTGGCCGTTCACATCACCAAAAACTTCCTCGATATTCCCGGAGTAAGAGTTCCCCTAATTCTGGGAGTTCACGGACGCAAAGGAGAAGGGAAATCCTTTCAATGTGAATTAGTTTTCGAGAAAATGGGCATCGAAGCAGTTCACATTTCTGGAGGAGAACTCGAAAGTCCAGATGCTGGAGATCCAGCGAGGTTGCTTCGTCTGCGATATCGAGAAGCAGCAGATTTGATTAAGGTTCGCGGCAAAATGATCGCGCTGATGATCAATGATTTAGATGCAGGTGCCGGACGCTTCGATCGAGGCACTCAATACACTGTCAATACTCAGTTAGTGAATGCCACACTAATGAATATTGCCGATAACCCAACAAACGTACAACTCCCTGGCAGTTACGACTCAACACCCCTAAATCGCGTCCCAATGATTGTGACGGGAAATGACCTTTCCACCTTATATGCACCACTGATTCGCGATGGTCGGATGGAGAAGTTTTTCTGGGAACCAAACCGAGAAGATAAAATTGGCATTGTTGCTGGGATATTTGACAAAGATGAACTTTCAGCTAGAGAAATTGAGCAGTTTGTCGATACCTTTATCGATCAAGCCATAGATTTCTTTGGCGCAGTAAGATCGAGAGTTTATGATGAGCAAATCCGGCAATTTATCCATGAAATTGGTTTTGATAAAATTTCTTCTCGTGTCGTCAATAGCGCCGAAGAAAAACCAACTTTTCTCAAGCCAGATTTCCGACTGCCTCGCTTAATTGAATTTGGCAACTTAATGGTGCAAGAACAGCAGCGAGTGCAGAATTCAAGGTTGGTAGAAGAGTACAATGCAGGACGCTTAAACAACTATCAACAAACGCCTAATCCTGCGCCTGCTAATCCTATCCAAAAGGAAGTGGCGAATAACTCAACTAAAGTAGAGACAATTTACAAAGTCAATTATGCTAGCAGCAGCAACGGTCAGCAAAATGGTTCTAAACTAAGCCCAGAAACTCAGGAACAGGTACGTCAGTTGCTTGCCAAAGGATATAAGATTGGTATGGAACACGCTGATGAACGTCGTTTTCGGACTCAATCTTGGCAAAGTTGTTCTCCCATCCAGACAAGTGAGGTGTCGGATGCGATCGCAGCTCTTGAATCCTGCTTAAATGAGCATACTGGAGAATATGTCCGCTTGATCGGTATCGACCCCAAAGTCAAGCGACGCATTGTGGAGACAATTATCCAAAAACCAAAAATTTAG
- a CDS encoding serine hydrolase yields MPYLLAGQSLGALISIMGIASPPTVLASYTILLYSSQEIVSSATVLTSSSTSLLSSLSCDIKANLYYRNKNTFSLPSAAVKVSGSKIIATIADKSGLFSPTIAVCDLSGKCLSYRGDRPPKSAASLIKVPIAVVLLHKLSKDNISLDEHIYVDLSNFTEEDYSLIKVGKSYSFKYLLTEMIANSSNIATNQIIDYLGWSYINQVLNSLGYRTTRVAYKLTGEFTPPTRNRGFASNLITSNELSAMMVQIYNCEHPEYKVLIDIFNRQVDRLLGFEALKTSAGRWLGEKTGENTKVRGATLAAEINGKTYIITVTEDNGKSSPQIRDCIAKIVDYIHKNGGI; encoded by the coding sequence GTGCCATACTTACTAGCTGGACAGTCTTTGGGGGCTCTCATTAGTATCATGGGAATCGCATCTCCCCCTACGGTACTTGCTAGTTATACAATTTTGCTGTATTCGAGCCAGGAAATTGTCTCGTCTGCGACTGTGCTTACCAGCTCGTCCACAAGTCTGCTTAGCTCTTTATCATGCGATATTAAAGCAAATTTGTATTACCGAAACAAAAATACTTTTTCTTTGCCTTCTGCTGCCGTCAAGGTTTCAGGATCGAAAATTATTGCTACAATTGCTGATAAGAGCGGTCTTTTCTCGCCAACGATTGCAGTTTGCGACCTTTCTGGAAAATGTTTGAGCTATCGAGGCGATCGGCCCCCGAAAAGTGCCGCCAGTTTAATTAAAGTTCCTATTGCGGTCGTTCTTCTGCACAAGTTATCAAAAGATAATATTAGCTTAGATGAACATATTTATGTTGACTTAAGTAATTTTACTGAAGAAGATTATTCCCTGATAAAAGTGGGAAAATCTTACTCTTTCAAGTATTTATTGACCGAGATGATTGCTAACAGCAGTAATATTGCCACAAATCAAATAATTGATTACTTGGGTTGGAGTTATATCAATCAAGTATTAAACAGTCTCGGCTATCGCACAACTCGCGTTGCTTACAAGCTAACAGGAGAATTTACGCCACCAACTAGAAATCGTGGCTTTGCATCTAACCTAATTACAAGTAACGAACTGTCAGCGATGATGGTGCAAATTTACAATTGCGAACATCCCGAATATAAGGTACTTATTGATATCTTCAATCGGCAGGTCGATCGCTTGTTGGGATTTGAAGCATTAAAAACATCAGCGGGGCGATGGTTAGGTGAGAAAACCGGAGAAAATACTAAAGTTAGAGGGGCTACATTAGCAGCAGAAATTAACGGTAAAACTTACATCATTACTGTGACTGAAGATAATGGTAAAAGCAGCCCCCAAATCCGCGACTGTATTGCCAAAATTGTGGACTATATTCATAAGAATGGGGGTATTTAG
- a CDS encoding 2'-5' RNA ligase family protein, whose product MDKSKKRFFIALLPPQEIQDRANEIKQYFADRYNSRHAQKSPPHITLQPPFEWASDSVTVLVDSLSGFASTRQTIPITLSGFDAFSPRVIYINVLKKPELLTLQADLMNYMETSLGIVDPVSKGRPFSPHMTVAFKDLTRQNFHAAWPEFQARSLQFEFSADALTLLIHDGTRWNIYSEFAL is encoded by the coding sequence GTGGACAAATCAAAAAAACGATTTTTCATCGCTCTCCTGCCCCCCCAGGAGATTCAGGATCGCGCTAATGAGATTAAGCAATACTTTGCCGATCGCTATAACAGTCGCCACGCCCAGAAATCTCCTCCCCATATTACCTTACAACCGCCTTTTGAGTGGGCGAGCGATTCTGTTACGGTTTTGGTAGATTCCCTGAGCGGTTTTGCCAGTACGCGACAAACGATCCCAATTACACTGTCGGGATTTGACGCTTTTTCCCCCAGAGTAATTTATATCAACGTTCTCAAGAAGCCAGAACTCTTAACTTTACAAGCAGACTTGATGAACTACATGGAGACATCATTAGGTATTGTAGATCCTGTTTCTAAAGGTCGCCCTTTCTCTCCTCACATGACTGTTGCCTTTAAAGACTTGACACGGCAGAACTTTCATGCAGCATGGCCGGAATTTCAGGCCCGATCGTTGCAATTTGAGTTCTCTGCTGACGCCCTCACGCTGCTAATTCACGACGGCACTCGGTGGAATATTTACTCGGAGTTCGCCCTCTAG
- a CDS encoding YciI family protein, which translates to MAWFVKIEEGIVDKSTFDKYVSAHKAYVRDLIAKGHQARSGYWGKLGGGMLLFQAASMDEAQALVAQDPLVQNGCVKYQLHEWRVVVE; encoded by the coding sequence ATGGCTTGGTTTGTCAAAATTGAAGAAGGAATTGTCGATAAATCTACCTTTGACAAATACGTATCAGCCCATAAAGCCTACGTGCGGGACTTGATTGCCAAAGGACATCAGGCGCGTAGCGGCTACTGGGGTAAACTGGGAGGAGGAATGCTCCTTTTCCAGGCAGCTTCGATGGATGAGGCGCAAGCTCTAGTTGCCCAAGATCCGCTTGTGCAAAATGGCTGCGTCAAGTACCAACTTCATGAGTGGCGAGTTGTTGTAGAATAA
- the clpB gene encoding ATP-dependent chaperone ClpB, producing the protein MQPTDATKFTEKAWEAIVKSQEVARRYQHQYLEVEHLAIALLEQDGLAHRILNRAGVDSARLVSQLESYAKAQTKVVAKNEDIYLGKSLDVMLDRAESARVTWEDGFISVEHLLLGFAEDEKLGRRMLKSFDADAKKLEATVKLVRGSQKVSDQNPENRYDALEKYGRDLTEQAKAGKLDPVIGRDDEIRRVIQVLSRRMKNNPVLIGEPGVGKTAIAEALAQRIINGDVPESLKNRRLISLDMGSMIAGAKYRGEFEDRLRAVLKEVTNSQGQIVLFIDELHTVVGAGANSQGAMDAGNLLKPMLARGELRCIGASTLDEYRKHIEKDAALERRFQQVYVNQPSVEDTISILRGLKERYEVHHGVKITDSALVAAATLSHRYISDRFLPDKAIDLVDEAAAKLKMEITSKPEELEAIDRRLMQLEMEKLSLEKEENKASRERLRGIEDEIVELKEEQERLSSQWQGEKNLLEAINTLKEEEDHLRVQIEQAERAYDLNKAAQLKYGKLEGLQRGREVKEAELLKLQSQGSTLLREQVTEADIAEIVGKWTGIPVNRLLESERQKLLQLEAQLHKKVIGQQEAVSAVSAAIRRARAGMKDPGRPIGSFLFMGPTGVGKTELARALAQFLFDSDDALVRIDMSEYMEKHSVSRLVGAPPGYVGYEEGGQLSEAIRRRPYSVVLLDEVEKAHPDVFNILLQVLDDGRITDSQGRTVDFRNTVIVMTSNIGSDRILEFAGDDSQYEQMSKQVMDALRKHFRPEFLNRVDDIILFHTLSRSELGQIVGIQMLRIQKLLADQKISIELKPVAQEHLAEAGYDPVYGARPIKRAIQRELENPIATMLLENAFVPGDTIAIDCIDNKLTFTKKQPLTLAPAVQAVET; encoded by the coding sequence GTGCAGCCTACTGATGCTACTAAATTTACCGAGAAAGCCTGGGAAGCGATCGTCAAATCGCAAGAGGTGGCCCGTCGCTATCAACATCAGTATCTGGAGGTAGAACATTTAGCGATCGCACTTCTGGAACAAGATGGACTGGCGCACCGAATTCTCAACCGCGCTGGCGTTGATTCCGCCCGCTTGGTGTCCCAACTGGAATCTTATGCAAAAGCACAAACCAAAGTAGTTGCCAAGAATGAGGATATCTACCTGGGCAAAAGCTTAGACGTAATGCTCGATCGCGCGGAGTCAGCCAGGGTAACTTGGGAAGATGGGTTTATTTCCGTCGAACATTTATTGCTGGGCTTTGCCGAAGACGAAAAGTTGGGGCGTCGGATGCTCAAAAGTTTTGATGCAGACGCCAAAAAGCTGGAAGCGACGGTTAAACTTGTTCGCGGCAGTCAAAAGGTTAGCGATCAAAATCCAGAGAATCGTTACGACGCCCTGGAAAAGTACGGACGCGACCTAACGGAACAAGCAAAAGCTGGTAAACTTGACCCCGTAATCGGGCGGGATGATGAAATTCGCCGCGTAATTCAGGTGCTATCGCGCCGCATGAAAAACAATCCGGTGCTGATAGGGGAACCGGGAGTGGGGAAAACTGCGATCGCAGAAGCCTTAGCCCAGCGTATCATCAACGGCGACGTACCGGAATCCCTGAAAAACCGCAGGCTGATTTCCCTGGATATGGGCAGCATGATTGCAGGTGCCAAATATCGGGGCGAATTTGAAGACCGCCTCAGAGCTGTACTCAAAGAAGTCACCAACTCCCAAGGGCAAATTGTCCTGTTTATCGACGAACTGCATACCGTCGTAGGTGCTGGTGCAAACAGTCAAGGGGCGATGGATGCTGGCAACTTGCTCAAACCGATGTTGGCGCGGGGGGAATTGCGCTGCATTGGCGCAAGCACCCTGGATGAGTACCGCAAGCACATTGAAAAAGATGCCGCGCTGGAACGTCGGTTTCAACAAGTTTACGTAAATCAACCCTCGGTGGAGGATACGATTTCGATTCTGCGGGGACTCAAGGAACGTTACGAAGTTCACCACGGGGTTAAAATTACCGACTCGGCGCTGGTTGCGGCGGCGACACTTTCCCATCGCTACATCTCCGATCGGTTTTTGCCAGATAAAGCGATCGACCTCGTAGATGAGGCAGCTGCTAAGTTGAAAATGGAGATCACCTCGAAACCGGAAGAGTTAGAAGCGATCGATCGACGGTTGATGCAGCTGGAAATGGAGAAATTGTCCCTGGAAAAGGAAGAAAACAAAGCGTCGCGAGAACGTTTGCGCGGAATTGAAGATGAAATTGTCGAATTGAAGGAAGAACAAGAACGACTTTCTTCCCAATGGCAAGGTGAAAAGAATCTTTTAGAAGCGATAAATACCTTGAAGGAGGAAGAAGATCATCTGCGGGTGCAAATTGAACAAGCGGAAAGAGCTTACGATCTCAATAAGGCGGCGCAGTTGAAGTATGGAAAATTGGAAGGTTTGCAGCGCGGACGCGAAGTCAAAGAAGCCGAACTTTTGAAGTTGCAATCCCAAGGTTCTACCTTATTGCGCGAACAAGTCACGGAAGCGGATATTGCCGAAATTGTCGGTAAATGGACGGGAATTCCAGTTAACCGCTTACTGGAATCGGAACGGCAGAAATTATTGCAATTAGAAGCCCAACTGCATAAAAAAGTAATCGGTCAGCAAGAAGCCGTCTCAGCCGTCTCGGCGGCCATTCGTCGCGCCAGAGCGGGAATGAAAGACCCCGGACGCCCGATCGGTTCATTTCTGTTTATGGGGCCTACAGGAGTCGGAAAAACCGAGTTAGCCCGCGCTTTAGCGCAATTTTTATTTGATTCGGATGACGCCCTAGTGCGGATTGATATGTCCGAGTACATGGAAAAACATTCCGTGTCCCGACTGGTGGGTGCGCCTCCCGGATATGTCGGTTATGAAGAAGGCGGACAACTTTCGGAAGCAATTCGCAGGCGTCCCTACTCGGTGGTCTTGTTGGATGAAGTGGAAAAAGCCCACCCAGATGTGTTCAACATTTTGCTACAAGTCTTGGATGATGGGAGAATTACCGATTCTCAGGGGAGAACGGTGGATTTTCGGAATACCGTGATTGTGATGACGAGTAATATAGGAAGCGATCGCATCCTCGAATTCGCTGGCGATGATTCCCAATACGAACAAATGAGTAAACAGGTGATGGACGCCCTCAGAAAGCACTTCCGTCCTGAATTTCTCAACCGGGTTGATGATATAATCCTGTTCCACACCCTCAGTCGCAGCGAATTGGGACAAATTGTCGGAATTCAAATGCTCCGAATCCAGAAGTTACTCGCCGACCAAAAAATTAGCATTGAGCTTAAACCTGTTGCCCAAGAGCATTTGGCCGAAGCCGGCTACGATCCAGTGTACGGCGCTCGCCCGATCAAAAGAGCGATTCAGCGCGAACTGGAAAATCCGATCGCTACCATGCTGTTGGAGAACGCCTTTGTTCCCGGTGATACGATCGCGATCGACTGTATCGATAATAAGCTAACATTCACCAAAAAACAGCCTCTCACTCTCGCGCCAGCAGTTCAAGCAGTGGAAACCTAA